A region from the Pseudomonas cucumis genome encodes:
- a CDS encoding GFA family protein gives MDRFTGGCLCGNVRIEASGLPYRVGLCHCLDCRKHHGALFHASAIFPQDAVTIEGETRDYAGRFFCPRCGSSVFARTGDEIEVNLGSLDSPDQLTPTYESWIIRRESWLPPFPLARRYERDREGTGRFEE, from the coding sequence ATGGACCGATTCACCGGCGGTTGCCTGTGCGGCAACGTCCGAATCGAGGCGTCGGGCCTCCCATACCGGGTCGGTCTTTGTCACTGTCTCGATTGCCGCAAACATCATGGGGCGCTGTTTCACGCCTCCGCGATATTCCCTCAGGACGCAGTGACGATCGAGGGCGAAACACGCGACTATGCCGGGCGGTTTTTCTGTCCCCGCTGCGGCTCCTCCGTTTTCGCCCGCACCGGTGACGAAATCGAAGTGAACCTGGGATCCCTGGATTCCCCTGACCAACTGACGCCAACCTACGAAAGCTGGATTATCCGTCGAGAATCCTGGTTGCCGCCGTTTCCGCTCGCGCGACGATATGAGCGTGATCGTGAGGGCACGGGGCGTTTTGAGGAGTAG
- a CDS encoding sugar ABC transporter substrate-binding protein → MRRCTLLFATLLFLFSQWAAASYRIGVSIARVDDNFMTYVRSGLEDAARKENVQIQFEDAQGDVVRQLNQIQGFLGQKVDAVIVLPVDTAATANMTRAAVEAKIPLVYVNRHPDERVLPKGVVTVASNDVEAGQLQMRYLADKMAGKGNIAIIMGDLAQNSTHDRTEGVKQVLKDYPGIKIVEQQSAEWQRNKGMDLTSNWLLAGTGFDAIVANNDEMAIGAAMALQQAGKAKGEIAIVGIDGLPDGLAAIKRGMLVASVFQDPKAQATSALQAAIKMIKGEPVETDVWVPFQLITPEQVAVFEQHYK, encoded by the coding sequence ATGCGTCGCTGCACACTTCTTTTTGCCACGCTGTTATTCCTCTTCAGCCAATGGGCCGCTGCCAGCTATCGCATCGGCGTCAGCATTGCCAGGGTTGACGACAACTTCATGACCTATGTGCGCAGCGGCCTGGAAGATGCCGCCAGGAAGGAGAACGTCCAGATCCAGTTCGAGGATGCCCAGGGCGATGTGGTTCGCCAGCTCAATCAGATTCAGGGCTTTCTCGGCCAGAAAGTGGATGCCGTCATCGTCCTGCCCGTGGACACCGCCGCCACCGCCAACATGACTCGCGCCGCCGTCGAAGCGAAAATCCCGCTGGTCTACGTCAACCGCCATCCGGACGAACGCGTCCTGCCCAAAGGCGTGGTCACGGTGGCGTCCAACGACGTTGAGGCCGGGCAACTGCAAATGCGCTACCTGGCCGACAAGATGGCGGGCAAAGGCAACATCGCGATCATCATGGGCGACCTGGCGCAAAACTCCACGCATGACCGCACCGAAGGCGTCAAACAGGTGCTCAAGGATTATCCCGGGATCAAGATCGTCGAACAACAAAGTGCCGAGTGGCAGCGCAACAAAGGGATGGACCTGACCAGCAACTGGCTGCTGGCCGGCACCGGCTTCGATGCCATCGTTGCCAACAACGACGAGATGGCCATCGGCGCCGCCATGGCACTGCAGCAAGCCGGCAAAGCCAAGGGCGAAATTGCAATTGTCGGCATCGACGGCCTGCCTGACGGCCTCGCGGCCATCAAGCGCGGAATGCTCGTAGCCTCCGTCTTTCAAGACCCCAAAGCGCAAGCGACTAGCGCGCTGCAAGCGGCCATCAAAATGATCAAAGGGGAACCGGTCGAAACGGATGTCTGGGTGCCCTTTCAACTGATCACGCCGGAGCAGGTAGCAGTGTTTGAGCAGCATTATAAATAG
- a CDS encoding sigma-54 interaction domain-containing protein, with the protein MVNPQLTAFSPQDLDYITALGPASLNEGPIAELDQAWLACLKGRIDRPAGVRQVIWDSWLRSVSAGLDPDDGEYRFVAPAVLAATLAANRALIAAAAEVMKGLLAYNPRGHINLTDAVGTTLYFCGLDLTPVGSRLLESVQGTNCTGLAIAEDRLVYVLAEENFGIGLRRRRMHCAAAPIRDAQGRTLAMLTLTAEPGWFHFHTLGTVQAAAEAVSRQMALQALLEEQQTVLEVLNEGLVVLDERGCIKALNRYARQLFRVGRDLLGSPFQRLGQSELTDEILLRGGEGQQYEGIRDLDCTFELHDRSLLACLVSVCPLEQGGRIVSLRENRRVREITRRIIGTQASYTFETIQGNSRAIQDVLHLGRIASRSDSTTLILGESGTGKELFAQAIHNASERCSGPFVAVNCGAIPRDLVQSELFGHVEGAFTGSARGGSAGKFELADGGTIFLDEIGDMSFDAQVSLLRVLQEGEVTRVGAKKSQQVDVRIIAATHRNLSQAVADGAFREDLYYRLNVLNLTVPPLRMRREDVPLLARHFLNRCTRSLRKSVQGISPEALDILSAYSWPGNVRELENTIERATNLAVTELIQPGDLPLEIKQRLRQPAPGSVPEPRAALDLGTHEMNAIIAALRDTRGNIRLAARQLNVSRGGLYNKMNRFGLSADAFRSEPNF; encoded by the coding sequence ATGGTGAACCCACAGCTAACAGCCTTCAGCCCGCAAGACCTCGATTACATCACCGCGCTCGGGCCTGCATCGTTGAACGAAGGACCGATCGCCGAGCTGGACCAGGCTTGGCTGGCTTGCCTCAAAGGGCGCATCGATCGACCTGCGGGGGTCAGGCAGGTTATCTGGGACTCTTGGCTGCGCAGCGTTAGTGCCGGCCTCGATCCTGATGATGGTGAATACCGGTTTGTCGCCCCGGCTGTTCTGGCCGCAACGCTTGCGGCCAATCGCGCCTTGATTGCCGCGGCGGCGGAGGTCATGAAGGGATTGCTGGCTTACAACCCCAGGGGCCATATCAATCTGACCGATGCAGTAGGCACGACCCTGTATTTCTGCGGCCTGGACCTCACGCCTGTGGGCAGTCGACTGCTGGAGTCGGTGCAGGGCACCAACTGCACCGGACTGGCGATTGCCGAAGATCGCCTGGTGTATGTGCTGGCCGAGGAAAACTTCGGGATCGGCCTGCGTCGGCGACGCATGCATTGTGCTGCCGCGCCGATCAGGGATGCGCAGGGCAGGACGCTGGCCATGCTGACCTTGACCGCCGAGCCGGGCTGGTTTCATTTCCATACGCTGGGCACCGTCCAGGCGGCGGCCGAAGCGGTCTCGCGGCAGATGGCACTTCAAGCTCTGCTGGAAGAACAGCAAACCGTTCTCGAAGTGCTCAACGAGGGCCTTGTGGTGCTGGATGAGCGGGGCTGCATCAAGGCGCTCAACCGCTATGCTCGGCAATTGTTCCGCGTCGGCCGGGACCTGTTGGGCAGCCCCTTCCAGCGTCTGGGCCAGAGCGAACTGACCGATGAGATTCTGCTGCGCGGCGGGGAAGGGCAGCAGTATGAAGGGATAAGAGATCTGGATTGCACGTTTGAGTTGCATGATCGCAGCCTCTTGGCGTGTCTGGTGTCGGTGTGCCCACTGGAGCAGGGTGGGCGCATTGTTTCGTTGCGCGAGAACAGGCGCGTCCGGGAAATTACCCGGCGGATTATCGGCACTCAAGCCAGCTACACCTTCGAGACCATTCAAGGCAATTCGCGAGCCATACAAGACGTGTTGCACCTGGGACGGATTGCCAGTCGCAGTGACTCGACCACGCTGATCCTCGGTGAGAGCGGTACCGGCAAGGAGCTGTTTGCCCAGGCAATCCATAATGCCAGCGAGCGTTGCAGCGGTCCTTTTGTGGCGGTCAATTGCGGGGCCATTCCGCGAGATCTGGTGCAGAGCGAACTGTTCGGTCATGTCGAGGGCGCCTTCACCGGATCGGCCCGTGGAGGCTCTGCCGGGAAGTTCGAACTGGCCGATGGCGGAACGATCTTCCTCGACGAAATCGGTGACATGTCTTTCGATGCCCAAGTCAGCCTGCTGCGCGTTTTGCAGGAAGGTGAGGTGACTCGTGTGGGCGCAAAAAAATCCCAGCAAGTGGATGTACGCATCATCGCCGCCACCCACCGCAACCTGAGCCAGGCGGTTGCCGATGGCGCCTTCCGTGAGGATCTTTACTACCGGCTCAATGTGTTGAACCTGACGGTTCCGCCGCTGCGGATGCGTCGGGAAGATGTTCCATTGCTGGCGCGACACTTTCTTAATCGTTGCACCCGATCGTTGCGTAAATCGGTGCAGGGCATCTCGCCAGAGGCATTGGATATTCTTTCGGCCTATAGCTGGCCGGGTAATGTTCGCGAGTTGGAAAATACCATTGAGCGCGCGACCAATCTGGCGGTAACCGAACTGATCCAGCCGGGTGATCTACCGCTTGAGATCAAGCAAAGGCTACGTCAGCCGGCGCCGGGAAGTGTGCCCGAACCCCGGGCTGCCCTGGACCTCGGCACCCATGAAATGAATGCGATCATCGCGGCCCTCAGGGATACCCGCGGCAACATTCGCCTGGCCGCGAGGCAACTGAATGTTTCTCGTGGCGGGTTGTACAACAAGATGAATCGATTCGGGCTGAGTGCCGATGCTTTTCGTTCGGAACCCAATTTCTGA
- a CDS encoding amidase, which yields MIEVTEVSIAQLRAALESGQTTAVELVQAYLARIDAYDGPDTPTALNAVVVRNPDALKEAQASDARRAKGETLGPLDGIPYTAKDSYLVKGLTAASGSPAFANLIAYRDAFTIERLRAAGAICLGKTNMPPMANGGMQRGVYGRAESPYNADYLTAPFASGSSNGAGTATAASFAAFGLAEETWSSGRGPASNNGLCAYTPSRGVISVRGNWPLTPTMDVVVPFARTMADLLEVLDVVVADDPDTRGDLWRMQPWVPIPSVASVRPASYGSLAANTDALAGKRFGVPRMYINADPEAGTSDAPGIGGPTGQRINTRPSVIGLWEEARKALEAFGAEVIEVDFPLVSNCEGDRPGAPTVFNRGLVSKEFLHHELWDLTAWAFDDFLRANGDPKLNRLVDVNGPLIFPHDPGTLPNREGDLAAGMDEYVRMAERGITPWDQITTVPDGLRGLEQTRRIDLEDWMDRLGLDAVIFPTVADVGPANADVDPKSADIAWSNGVWVANGNLAIRHLGVPTVTVPMGVMPDIGMPVGLTFAGRAYDDSTLLRLASAFESTGTKRLIPPRTPPLSGGQK from the coding sequence CGGGCCAGACGACGGCGGTTGAATTGGTCCAGGCCTATCTCGCCCGGATCGATGCCTACGACGGCCCTGACACGCCCACCGCCCTCAACGCCGTGGTGGTTCGCAACCCCGATGCGCTCAAGGAAGCGCAGGCGTCCGATGCCCGTCGTGCCAAGGGCGAGACGCTGGGGCCGCTCGATGGCATCCCTTATACGGCCAAAGACAGTTATCTGGTGAAGGGGCTTACCGCAGCCTCTGGAAGTCCCGCCTTCGCGAACCTGATTGCTTATCGCGATGCGTTCACCATCGAGCGGCTTCGTGCCGCTGGCGCGATTTGTCTGGGCAAGACCAATATGCCGCCCATGGCCAACGGCGGCATGCAACGCGGTGTCTACGGCCGTGCGGAGAGCCCGTACAACGCTGACTATCTCACCGCTCCCTTCGCATCGGGCTCATCGAACGGCGCCGGTACTGCAACCGCCGCCAGTTTCGCGGCATTCGGCCTCGCCGAAGAAACCTGGTCGAGCGGCCGTGGCCCGGCGTCGAACAATGGTTTGTGTGCCTACACGCCTTCGCGCGGAGTGATCTCGGTGCGCGGGAACTGGCCGTTGACGCCGACCATGGACGTTGTCGTGCCGTTTGCCAGAACCATGGCCGACCTGCTCGAAGTGCTCGACGTGGTGGTAGCGGACGATCCCGACACACGGGGCGATCTGTGGCGGATGCAACCCTGGGTGCCCATCCCGAGCGTCGCCTCGGTGCGTCCCGCTTCCTATGGGTCGCTTGCCGCAAATACCGATGCCCTCGCCGGAAAGCGCTTCGGCGTTCCTCGTATGTACATCAACGCGGATCCCGAGGCAGGCACGAGCGATGCGCCTGGGATCGGCGGTCCGACGGGCCAGCGAATCAACACTCGTCCCTCCGTGATCGGGCTCTGGGAAGAGGCTCGCAAGGCACTCGAAGCCTTTGGCGCCGAAGTGATCGAGGTCGACTTCCCGCTGGTCTCCAATTGCGAGGGCGATCGTCCTGGTGCGCCGACGGTGTTTAACCGGGGCCTGGTTTCCAAAGAATTCCTTCACCATGAGTTGTGGGATCTGACGGCCTGGGCGTTCGACGATTTTCTGCGGGCCAACGGCGATCCAAAACTCAATCGCCTGGTCGATGTGAACGGACCACTGATTTTCCCGCACGACCCAGGGACGCTGCCCAACCGGGAGGGCGACCTTGCCGCTGGCATGGACGAGTATGTGCGGATGGCCGAGCGCGGCATCACCCCTTGGGACCAGATCACCACGGTGCCTGACGGACTGCGCGGCCTTGAGCAGACCCGTCGAATTGATCTTGAAGACTGGATGGATCGGTTGGGGCTCGACGCAGTGATCTTCCCGACGGTGGCCGACGTGGGGCCGGCGAATGCCGATGTCGATCCGAAGTCTGCGGACATCGCGTGGAGTAACGGTGTCTGGGTCGCCAACGGCAACCTCGCCATCCGCCACCTGGGTGTTCCCACGGTCACGGTGCCGATGGGCGTGATGCCGGACATCGGCATGCCCGTCGGGCTGACCTTCGCCGGTCGTGCCTATGACGACTCGACGCTGCTGCGCTTGGCTTCGGCATTTGAGTCAACGGGGACGAAGCGATTGATTCCGCCTCGAACCCCACCGTTATCCGGTGGTCAGAAATAG
- a CDS encoding VOC family protein gives MISKNTICLWYDGSALEAATFYAKTFPDSAVGTVLHAPDDYPAGKQGDVLTVEFTVMGIPCLGLNGGPAIKHNEAFSFQVATDDQAETDRLWNAIVGNGGQENVCGWCQDKWGLSWQITPRVLTAAINDPDRAAAKRAFNAMMEMGKIDIAAIEAALKG, from the coding sequence ATGATCAGCAAAAACACGATTTGTCTCTGGTACGACGGCTCCGCGCTGGAAGCTGCGACGTTCTACGCCAAGACGTTCCCGGACAGCGCTGTGGGAACCGTCCTTCACGCGCCTGACGACTATCCGGCGGGCAAACAGGGCGATGTCTTGACGGTCGAGTTCACGGTGATGGGCATCCCTTGTCTGGGGCTGAATGGAGGCCCGGCGATCAAGCACAACGAGGCTTTCTCGTTCCAGGTTGCGACCGATGACCAAGCCGAGACGGACCGCTTGTGGAATGCGATTGTCGGAAACGGCGGCCAGGAAAATGTATGCGGCTGGTGCCAGGACAAGTGGGGACTGTCATGGCAGATCACACCACGGGTTCTGACAGCTGCGATAAACGATCCTGATCGAGCAGCGGCCAAGCGCGCATTCAACGCCATGATGGAAATGGGCAAGATCGACATCGCAGCGATTGAAGCGGCCTTGAAGGGTTGA
- a CDS encoding Gfo/Idh/MocA family oxidoreductase, producing the protein MSTSKIIRLGLIGAGRMGSFHGLTAARHIPGACLAAIADPTPGQAARLAAELGVQRVYTDPQQLLDDPEIDAVLIAAPARSHAELVISAARAGKGVFCEKPMAITLDEADRAIAAAADARVPLQVGFNRRFAKSFRAAHLDVVAGRIGTPQLLRSLTRDPALNNPAASPQWVIFLETLIHDFDTLRYLNPGAEAVEVFVMADALIAPDFKDKGFLDTAVVTIRFDNGAIATAEANFQAVYGYDVRGEVFGSAGMLTMGSLNDSDLVRYLANGIQADTQRLDTDLLRDAYVAELNHFVDCLRTGEKPLASGEDARAALAIARACIESFQQGKPVRVQGAHS; encoded by the coding sequence ATGAGTACGTCCAAGATCATCCGCCTGGGTCTCATCGGTGCTGGCCGCATGGGCAGCTTTCACGGCCTGACTGCCGCCAGACACATTCCCGGCGCCTGCCTGGCCGCCATCGCCGACCCTACACCCGGTCAAGCCGCGCGCCTGGCCGCAGAGTTGGGTGTGCAACGGGTCTATACCGATCCACAGCAACTGCTCGATGACCCGGAAATAGACGCTGTCTTGATTGCCGCCCCCGCCCGCAGCCATGCCGAACTGGTGATCAGTGCGGCCCGGGCCGGCAAAGGCGTGTTTTGTGAAAAACCCATGGCCATCACCCTCGATGAGGCCGACCGTGCCATCGCCGCAGCCGCCGATGCGCGCGTGCCGCTGCAGGTCGGCTTCAACCGCCGCTTCGCCAAAAGCTTCCGGGCCGCCCACCTGGACGTGGTCGCAGGCCGTATCGGTACGCCGCAACTGCTGCGCTCGCTCACCCGCGACCCGGCGCTGAACAATCCAGCCGCCTCGCCGCAGTGGGTGATTTTCCTCGAAACCCTGATCCATGACTTCGATACCCTGCGCTACCTCAATCCCGGTGCCGAAGCGGTCGAAGTTTTTGTCATGGCCGATGCCCTGATTGCACCGGACTTCAAGGACAAGGGCTTCCTCGACACCGCCGTGGTCACGATCCGTTTCGACAACGGCGCCATCGCGACGGCCGAGGCCAACTTCCAGGCCGTGTATGGCTACGATGTTCGAGGGGAAGTCTTCGGCAGCGCTGGCATGCTGACCATGGGCAGCCTCAATGACTCTGACCTGGTGCGCTATCTGGCCAATGGCATCCAGGCCGACACCCAGCGCCTGGACACCGACCTGCTGCGTGATGCCTATGTGGCCGAACTCAATCACTTTGTCGACTGTCTGCGTACCGGTGAAAAACCGCTCGCCAGCGGCGAAGATGCCCGGGCAGCACTGGCCATTGCCCGCGCATGTATCGAGTCGTTCCAGCAGGGCAAACCTGTGCGCGTGCAAGGAGCCCATTCATGA
- a CDS encoding LacI family DNA-binding transcriptional regulator, whose translation MNNNKRPTIATVAEHAGLSVATVDRVLNARAPVNPDTAEQVFQAAEAVGYFAARLIGQRIRERRPTYRFGILLLGTAQAFYGNVATAITEAAQRQAGANLSIQFEYVFDRTPSAIIAQIEQLAVQCDGLAVVSFAHPQINAAIAQIREAGVPVIALLSDIHETADEPYVGQDNHEVGRTMGWLMAHTCGARKGSVGVLLGGHRFLGHQARVEGLRSYLAERAPGLRLLEAVINLDNCDITEEATLDLLARHDDLRGLCVVGGGGDGVINALSQLPKQPSLCCILQESTELSRQALDQGLISLLIDSQPRLLAAALVDLLVELQTTPDFDPIRHRIHIPLQIITSENARH comes from the coding sequence ATGAACAACAACAAACGCCCAACCATCGCCACCGTTGCCGAGCACGCGGGCTTGAGCGTCGCCACCGTGGACCGGGTGCTCAACGCCAGGGCTCCGGTCAACCCGGACACCGCCGAGCAGGTATTCCAGGCCGCCGAAGCGGTCGGTTATTTCGCTGCCAGGCTGATCGGTCAGCGGATCCGCGAACGTCGTCCCACCTATCGTTTCGGCATCCTCTTGCTCGGCACCGCCCAGGCGTTTTATGGCAACGTGGCCACCGCCATCACCGAAGCGGCGCAGCGTCAGGCTGGTGCCAACCTGAGCATTCAATTCGAGTACGTCTTCGATCGCACGCCCAGCGCGATCATTGCCCAGATCGAACAACTGGCGGTGCAGTGCGATGGTCTGGCGGTGGTCAGCTTCGCGCATCCGCAGATCAATGCCGCCATCGCGCAGATCAGAGAGGCCGGCGTGCCGGTGATCGCGCTGCTGTCCGACATTCATGAGACGGCGGATGAGCCTTACGTCGGCCAGGATAATCACGAGGTTGGGCGAACCATGGGTTGGCTGATGGCTCACACGTGTGGCGCCCGCAAAGGCAGCGTCGGGGTGTTGCTCGGCGGCCACCGTTTTCTTGGCCATCAGGCGCGGGTCGAGGGGTTGCGCAGCTACCTGGCGGAGCGCGCCCCAGGGTTGCGGCTGCTGGAAGCGGTGATCAATCTGGACAATTGCGACATCACCGAAGAGGCGACGCTGGACCTGCTGGCACGGCATGACGACTTGCGCGGTTTGTGCGTGGTCGGCGGTGGCGGCGACGGGGTCATCAATGCCCTGTCGCAGTTGCCGAAGCAGCCGTCACTGTGCTGCATTCTGCAGGAGTCGACCGAGCTGTCGCGACAAGCCCTGGATCAGGGATTGATCAGCCTGCTGATCGACTCCCAGCCGCGATTGCTGGCAGCCGCGCTGGTCGACTTGTTGGTCGAGCTACAGACCACGCCGGACTTCGATCCGATACGGCATCGAATCCATATTCCGTTGCAGATCATCACCTCAGAGAACGCCCGTCACTGA
- a CDS encoding TIM barrel protein, whose protein sequence is MSFTPFKLAISAEMVFLDLPFTERVKRIHALGFSAELWDWTKKDIPALVATGADFTSMTGYISGNLTAPEDIQHLLDSARESLAVAAQLNCPSLNLHGTGLGDQGLPVKPVAHTTGRMWLSACKTLEKIARLGEDAGRVFLLENLNTEVDHPGTPFARADDTLALIEAVGSPHLKMNLDLYHAQIGEGNLIELIQRAGSAIGEIQVADVPGRMEPGTGEIHYPAIAKALFRMGYTGVVGLEGWASGDSEAALERFRQAFTLD, encoded by the coding sequence ATGAGTTTCACACCGTTCAAACTGGCGATCAGTGCCGAAATGGTCTTCCTCGACTTGCCGTTCACAGAGCGCGTCAAACGCATTCACGCGCTGGGTTTCAGCGCTGAACTCTGGGACTGGACGAAGAAAGACATTCCGGCCCTTGTCGCCACGGGCGCTGACTTCACCTCCATGACCGGCTACATCTCGGGCAACCTGACCGCCCCCGAAGACATCCAGCACCTGCTCGACAGCGCACGAGAATCGCTGGCCGTCGCCGCACAACTGAATTGCCCGAGTCTCAACCTGCATGGCACTGGCCTGGGCGACCAAGGTTTGCCGGTCAAACCCGTGGCCCACACCACCGGACGCATGTGGCTGAGCGCCTGCAAGACCCTGGAAAAAATCGCTCGCCTGGGCGAAGACGCAGGCCGGGTATTCTTGCTGGAAAACCTCAATACCGAGGTGGACCACCCCGGCACTCCCTTCGCTCGCGCCGACGATACCCTGGCGCTGATCGAGGCCGTGGGCAGCCCTCATTTGAAGATGAACCTGGACCTTTACCATGCCCAGATCGGCGAAGGAAACCTGATCGAACTGATCCAGCGCGCAGGCAGCGCCATCGGGGAAATTCAGGTTGCCGATGTCCCCGGCCGCATGGAACCCGGCACCGGCGAAATCCATTATCCGGCCATTGCCAAAGCCTTGTTCCGCATGGGATACACCGGTGTCGTCGGGCTCGAGGGCTGGGCCAGCGGCGACAGCGAAGCGGCACTTGAACGCTTTCGACAAGCCTTCACGCTGGATTGA
- a CDS encoding Mut7-C RNAse domain-containing protein: MTSATFRFYEELNDFLPAERRRQSFTCKCARGATVKHMIEALGIPHTEVELVLLNGESVGFERVIFDSDRLAVYPKFEALDISPLLKVRAQPLRVLRFVADAHLGGLANLLRMSGFDTLYDNGFEDSEIAEIAAQQGRIVLTRDRELLKRRIISHGCYVHALKPSLQLRELYERLDLARSARPFSLCLHCNLPLHEISPEQARSQVPPRIGVLYSHFLRCDACQRVYWEGSHWRSMCALLAPLLGR, translated from the coding sequence ATGACCAGTGCAACCTTCCGCTTCTACGAGGAGCTCAACGATTTTCTGCCGGCCGAACGGCGGCGGCAGTCCTTCACCTGCAAGTGCGCGCGAGGGGCGACGGTCAAGCACATGATCGAGGCGCTCGGAATCCCGCACACCGAGGTCGAACTGGTGCTGCTCAACGGCGAGTCGGTGGGCTTCGAGCGGGTGATCTTCGACAGTGACCGGCTGGCGGTGTATCCCAAGTTCGAAGCGCTGGACATCAGCCCGCTGCTCAAGGTTCGTGCGCAACCTTTACGGGTGCTGCGCTTCGTCGCTGATGCGCACCTTGGCGGGCTGGCCAACCTGCTGCGCATGAGCGGCTTCGACACCCTCTACGACAATGGCTTCGAGGATAGCGAGATCGCCGAGATCGCTGCGCAGCAAGGACGCATCGTGCTAACCCGCGACCGCGAACTGCTCAAGCGGCGGATCATCAGCCACGGCTGTTACGTGCATGCCCTGAAACCGTCGCTGCAGCTGCGCGAATTGTACGAGCGCCTCGACCTGGCGCGTAGCGCGCGGCCATTCAGCCTGTGCCTTCATTGCAACCTGCCGCTGCACGAGATAAGCCCGGAACAGGCCCGGTCGCAGGTACCGCCACGCATTGGCGTTCTCTATTCACACTTCCTGCGCTGCGACGCCTGCCAACGGGTTTACTGGGAGGGGTCGCACTGGCGCAGCATGTGTGCACTGCTGGCACCTCTGCTGGGCCGATAG